The following proteins are encoded in a genomic region of Aquifex aeolicus VF5:
- a CDS encoding OmpP1/FadL family transporter, with protein MGVDFRDKQLIENPPGHYTNALSKMHTNFQFMRITPAVSYKINEMISVGGALHIAWGSLDVGAEMCQFEDTDGDMMPSPTRCWNAGGGQSQDFGIGVSLGIAFNMGDFIYAGLMYQSPVSMKYKNVFDSNGDGKFEDMKLQQPQEVGLGIGVKPLENLKLGLDIRWIDWSGADGYGDFDWEDQWVFGLGVEYKPMDSLALRAGWNYGKTPIRDKDNLDPMTPKNSVPSFDTRFSDFQLYWFNLVGFPAFAEHHLTLGLNWKITPNFNIDLSYVYALPKTVTAKAAQGAGEVSTKMVQHSIGVGLNWAF; from the coding sequence ATGGGTGTAGACTTCAGGGATAAACAGCTAATTGAAAATCCTCCCGGACATTACACTAATGCGCTTTCTAAGATGCATACAAACTTTCAGTTCATGAGAATAACACCTGCGGTTTCTTACAAGATTAACGAAATGATTTCTGTGGGTGGTGCACTTCACATAGCTTGGGGTTCTCTGGATGTAGGGGCTGAAATGTGCCAATTTGAAGATACCGATGGAGACATGATGCCAAGTCCTACAAGATGTTGGAATGCAGGGGGAGGTCAGTCTCAGGACTTCGGAATTGGAGTTTCTCTGGGAATAGCTTTTAACATGGGAGACTTTATATACGCGGGTTTGATGTATCAGTCTCCTGTATCCATGAAGTATAAAAATGTATTTGACTCAAATGGAGACGGAAAGTTTGAAGATATGAAATTACAGCAACCACAAGAAGTTGGGCTCGGTATAGGTGTAAAACCGCTTGAAAATCTTAAGCTCGGTTTGGATATAAGATGGATAGATTGGTCCGGAGCTGACGGATACGGAGACTTTGACTGGGAGGATCAGTGGGTATTCGGTCTCGGTGTAGAGTACAAGCCTATGGACAGCTTGGCTCTCAGGGCTGGTTGGAATTACGGAAAGACACCCATAAGAGATAAGGATAACTTAGATCCTATGACACCTAAAAATAGTGTTCCCAGTTTTGATACACGGTTTTCAGACTTTCAACTTTACTGGTTTAACTTAGTTGGTTTCCCAGCTTTTGCGGAACACCACTTAACCTTGGGTCTAAACTGGAAGATTACTCCCAACTTCAATATAGATCTATCCTACGTTTACGCTCTTCCCAAAACTGTTACGGCTAAAGCCGCACAGGGAGCCGGGGAAGTCTCTACGAAAATGGTTCAGCACTCCATCGGTGTAGGGCTAAACTGGGCTTTCTAA